A window of Triticum aestivum cultivar Chinese Spring unplaced genomic scaffold, IWGSC CS RefSeq v2.1 scaffold27977, whole genome shotgun sequence genomic DNA:
acgtagggccccacgcaaggttggaacgaaaacggacacaaaacgaatGTTGCGTCATGTCCGGCCAGTGTNNNNNNNNNNNNNNNNNNNNNNNNNNNNNNNNNNNNNNNNNNNNNNNNNNNNNNNNNNNNNNNNNNNNNNNNNNNNNNNNNNNNNNNNNNNNNNNNNNNNNNNNNNNNNNNNNNNNNNNNNNNNNNNNNNNNNNNNNNNNNNNNNNNNNNNNNNNNNNNNNNNNNNNNNNNNNNNNNNNNNNNNNNNNNNNNNNNNNNNNNNNNNNNNNNNNNNNNNNNNNNNNNNNNNNNNNNNNNNNNNNNNNNNNNNNNNNNNNNNNNNNNNNNNNNNNNNNNNNNNNNNNNNNNNNNNNNNNNNNNNNNNNNNNNNNNNNNNNNNNNNNNNNNNNNNNNNNNNNNNNNNNNNNNNNNNNNNNNNNNNNNNNNNNNNNNNNNNNNNNNNNNNNNNNNNNNNNNNNNNNNNNNNNNNNNNNNNNNNNNNNNNNNNNNNNNNNNNNNNNNNNNNNNNNNNNNNNNNNNNNNNNNNNNNNNNNNNNNNNNNNNNNNNNNNNNNNNNNNNNNNNNNNNNNNNNNNNNNNNNNNNNNNNNNNNNNNNNNNNNNNNNNNNNNNNNNNNNNNNNNNNNNNNNNNNNNNNNNNNNNNNNNNNNNNNNNNNNNNNNNNNNNNNNNNNNNNNNNNNNNNNNNNNNNNNNNNNNNNNNNNNNNNNNNNNNNNNNNNNNNNNNNNNNNNNNNNNNNNNNNNNNNNNNNNNNNNNNNNNNNNNNNNNNNNNNNNNNNNNNNNNNNNNNNNNNNNNNNNNNNNNNNNNNNNNNNNNNNNNNNNNNNNNNNNNNNNNNNNNNNNNNNNNNNNNNNNNNNNNNNNNNNNNNNNNNNNNNNNNNNNNNNNNNNNNNNNNNNNNNNNNNNNNNNNNNNNNNNNNNNNNNNNNNNNNNNNNNNNNNNNNNNNNNNNNNNNNNNNNNNNNNNNNNNNNNNNNNNNNNNNNNNNNNNNNNNNNNNNNNNNNNNNNNNNNNNNNNNNNNNNNNNNNNNNNNNNNNNNNNNNNNNNNNNNNNNNNNNNNNNNNNNNNNNNNNNNNNNNNNNNNNNNNNNNNNNNNNNNNNNNNNNNNNNNNNNNNNNNNNNNNNNNNNNNNNNNNNNNNNNNNNNNNNNNNNNNNNNNNNNNNNNNNNNNNNNNNNNNNNNNNNNNNNNNNNNNNNNNNNNNNNNNNNNNNNNNNNNNNNNNNNNNNNNNNNNNNNNNNNNNNNNNNNNNNNNNNNNNNNNNNNNNNNNNNNNNNNNNNNNNNNNNNNNNNNNNNNNNNNNNNNNNNNNNNNNNNNNNNNNNNNNNNNNNNNNNNNNNNNNNNNNNNNNNNNNNNNNNNNNNNNNNNNNNNNNNNNNNNNNNNNNNNNNNNNNNNNNNNNNNNNNNNNNNNNNNNNNNNNNNNNNNNNNNNNNNNNNNNNNNNNNNNNNNNNNNNNNNNNNNNNNNNNNNNNNNNNNNNNNNNNNNNNNNNNNNNNNNNNNNNNNNNNNNNNNNNNNNNNNNNNNNNNNNNNNNNNNNNNNNNNNNNNNNNNNNNNNNNNNNNNNNNNNNNNNNNNNNNNNNNNNNNNNNNNNNNNNNNNNNNNNNCGTGTGGGAAAAGTTTTGTGCAATTCGGCGGAGTAAAAAAAAGTAGTTGGgaacccccctccggcagaacgaaccggagctggttgcactaggtgtacgtgatcgcatgcatgcaattgcaccaaagtgtgCATACAAGTGGGCATGGCCGACGTAGGACCCCACTCAAGGTTGGAACAAAAACGAACACAAAACGAATGTTGCGTCACGCTCTGGCCAGTGTTTTTGGGCATTTTCACCGGGAAAATCCTAGGAAAAGCATCGAGCGCCGGAAAAATATGCAAATTGTCGTGGGTGCTGTCGACGGTGATGCCAACATGTGGAAAAAGTCTTGTGCCATTTTGCGGAGTAAAAAAAATGTAGTGTGAAAAAAAACGCTTTTATCAATCAATGTATTATCGATAATGTTTTTTTAAACAAACGCAATTAATGGATGGGGCCGGCGTATATCTGCATGTCCACCGGGGGTCAAATCCTAACTGAACGCCACCTCCACGATCGCCAGTCCACGCCGCCTCCACGATCACCCTAGCAGCCATCTGCGGCCTCCGCCCCTGACACCATCTGCCACGGACGCCACCTCAGGCCGACGCCCCAGTCGCCGACGCCCCGACGCCATCTCACGCCGACGCCCCGCCGCCCCCGACGTCACCTCACGCCGACACGCCAACGCCCCGACGCCCCCNNNNNNNNNNNNNNNNNNNNNNNNNNNNNNNNNNNNNNNNNNNNNNNNNNNNNNNNNNNNNNNNNNNNNNNNNNNNNNNNNNNNNNNNNNNNNNNNNNNNNNNNNNNNNNNNNNNNNNNNNNNNNNNNNNNNNNNNNNNNNNNNNNNNNNNNNNNNNNNNNNNNNNNNNNNNNNNNNNNNNNNNNNNNNNNNNNNNNNNNNNNNNNNNNNNNNNNNNNNNNNNNNNNNNNNNNNNNNNNNNNCCGGACCCTGCCCCCGACGCCGCCCCAGACGGATCGGACGCCCGTGAGTTTTGACAAAACTCTAGCTCCTCGTCATTATCTGCTAAACTGAACCGAGCGAAAAGTCAGTCCCTCCAACTCCTCGTCATTATCTGCTAATCGTAGTGTAATTTATATCTTGATTATTAGCATTTTTTGTTAGGTGATTAACTTGTGTTCCGTTGGTCTCTCGAGTCCATGTTCTTCTGGCCGTCGTTGCCAACGATTTCTCCGtccgatcagggatctagcatgcatctagtgagTCCCACTAGCACCTAGAAGTGGCCGAGggatctagcatgcatctagtttgGCAGAACATTAGTAATTTAAAACCAGAGTATGTAATGTGTGCGCAACAAATACTTTGGCTTTTAGAAACCATAGTTTTTCTTAGTTCTGTCAAAACCACCAAAGTGTTTGGCTATAGTGTAGTTTTGCTATAGTTTTGGTACTAATTATGCATGCATGACAGCTGAACCTAATTCAGTTTTTTTAGGTATATACAGTTTGCGACTGACGCCATCTGCCACCAACGCCGTCGTCCCCCAGGGCGGCCCTGATCCCATGGCACGAGGTACTATGCATTCATCATGTTTATCATGTACCCATATAAAGTAGCTAATATTATTTTTGCTCCTATTCATAGTGATGGAGGAGTACGGAGAGATTTTTTGTTCGGTTGAGAAGTGGTGTCTGTTGgtcagcaaactaaactctaggcaGAAAAAGCGTTTTGGAAGCACTAGTCttgaaaaaatgttgatgattCCTACTGTGCTCATGCGAAAATGTTTGCTGAAGTTCATTATTAAATCATATGCGTTGGACAGAAAAAGGTTGATCACGCCATCAAAAAACGGTGCGATATCATTGCGCCCTgaagatgtgtttgacattttcAGGCTACGGAACAAGGGCAGAGATGCCATGAAAGCGCTAGGTAAACGGGGGTTAAAGGCTAAGGTGAAGGTGCCTAGTCGTTTTCTAGATTCCAATACGGGGGAAATGATGATAGACGAGCTGATTGAGAACATCGTTGCCAATGGCACGTACGATGATGATTTTCTTCGTAGAATTGTTCTGGTTCTTCTAGGCACGGTTCTTGCACCGCAGTCCACGAAAGAAGTTCCTAATGCTTATTACAAGTTAGTGGAGGATGTGGAGGCCATCAAAGCATTTAATTGGAACACGCTTACTTTACGCGTTTGCGTTGAAGGCATCACAAAGACCTTATCAGATCTTACAAAATTTACTTGGCCGATCGAAAACCTTGCCTTCATATAGGTAAATCTTATGTTATATTTGTTTCTTTCAAACTATAGTTTGTGAAAAAAAATTGCTAATATACTTCATGTTCATGCAGTACTTGTTTTGGGAGAAAGTGCAGCCACTGGATGATGAGGCATTTGATCGACTGGCTCATGAATATCcgttgatgcttaattggtcagAAGATGAGGCTAAGAAGCGTGACGCGTACGACACGTCATACGGCCGTGGTAATGGGACGGTAAGTTTTAATGGTTCATACTGCATGCACTTATGTTACAATTTATATGTTGAGAAATTTAAATTGATTTAACGTGTCACAGATTGATGACGTGATAAGCGAGAAGTACAGACAAGGATTAATTgctcaacaaggaagaaaggcggaGGAAGAATTAGAGCAAGAAGATTGAACAGGTCGTGCCCAAACAAGGAAAGATAATAGAGACGAGGCTTCGTCGAGCAGGGATAGTACATTAGATCAAGTGATGAAATGCATTAAAGATATGCAAAAAGAAATTCGACTTCTCCCTGAAAAATGTGCCGAGGTAATGAGTGATGTGTACTTCAGTTTACATGGGATTATTCATAATTTATGCATGTAGTTAATGATTTCGATGTGTCATTGCAGATAGTATTAGAGAAGCTGGAGAAGAAAGGTCTTGTCTTCAAGCCAAACAGGGGGTCTGGTGATGACGTTGAGTTTGTGGAGCATAGTGAAGACTATGTGTGGAAGTATGGTCCATCAAAATACAAATCATCAAAATATTGGACAGATGTAAAATCAACTCCTGCAAAAGAAGATATGGACAACAGGGTGGACGCATCCTTCACCATTGGGAACGGGAAGAAATTGGCGCGTGAgaaaggtgtgcatcacaacacaCATGGTACAGGAGATGAAGGCGACCCCTTCATTATTGACGACAATGGTAATTCACCCAACCCATCTCTTGCGACGGTAGACACGAATGACTTTCCAGCTATTACTTCAACCCCCAAGAATATGAATGAAGTGTCAGACGGGTCTAGCGCCGATAAATATGAGGAGATTAGTATGGATAGTCTGAACACCCGTATAAAAAATGCGAAAGAAAATGGCACTAAGGAGAATGATGGGAAACGCAAGAGGAAACAGTCAAAATACTGTCTTTCACCCTACCAGCAGAATGGTGGACGTAAACATGCAAAGAAAAGTAAGTGCTAGGTAATTTATTCTTGCAACATACTTCTGTCCTTGCATGCACACTTTATTAACTCATTCTTTCTTACTATTTTAGATCTGTTTGTATAAGAGCTGCTATGATTAGTACTGATTACATTAATGAGGATCACATAGAGGCCGTAAAGGTTTATATCCAGACACTGGCAGACTCGGAGAAGCTTTGTAGGAAAATTGTTGTGCACATGACGGGAATTGGTGGGGAAACATGTACACCTGATATGCTTCAAGCCATCATTTTGAAAAAGTGGTTGCATGGCGGTGTAAGTATTAGCAATAATTTATTAAGTTGTACATGTCATTTACATAAATTATCTAATAGGCGTATTGCTGTTATGTTATTTTGTAGGTCATCAATATTATTGCAACCATATGCAGACCCATAATCCTCGTGCTGACCATCACATATTATCATCTTGGGTGTCCCACTGGCTTATTCTTCGTGCTGATGGAAAGGTTAACAACTCTAAGAGGCATTTTATGGATCATTTCACAAACCAAACTAAAATGGTGTCTAGAGTTACTGAAGAGTATTTCATCAAAGATAAGGTACTTTAGTTTAGTATGATCATTCGTAGTACATAACTATCTGTGTGTACACCAACATGAATAAACTTTGTTGTaggcatactttccttttcctgtGAAAGAAAATCATTGGATAACAGTTCTTATGCACAACAAGAAAAAAGAGTTTCAAGTTTTAAACTCTACTGGTGAATGCAGCAAAAGAGTTCTTTCAAAGATTGCTAAGCTGGTAAGCTTACAACGTTACATAAAACACTATATAGTTATTCGAAACGTACTTCATATggatttttcatttttattttcagaGGGCAGAAATAGCTAATGATACAAAGGAGGCGAATGCACTTATTGGAACGGAACATCCTGACGTATCTTCCTGGCCAATAAGGGAGTACGATATGCCGTTACAAAAAGACGGGTATGTTGCAAATGTTGAATTAGTATGTACTTGTCTGATCCATCAATAATTGACTTGTGGTTTCTTGTAGGGTCTCTTGTGGTCTTTTCGTGGTGAAATGCGTTCAAACCTGGGACAGAGATGATTGGACATTTGAGTTTGATCAATATGAGGTTAATGCTTCAAGGGGACGCATTCTAGCTGAAATATTTTTTCAGAATGCAACACGATGGAAGTAGTGAAAGAGAAGATCCTCAAGATCATGGAGAAGAAATGAGTCGGAGGATGGGGTGTTGGCTATTATCTCCACTAAATAAACGTGCCGTTGTCGGTACTTGATACAATTTTCATATTAAGACATCTTTTTATTGTAATGCGGCATGGTTTTGCATGTTTCGCAACTAAATAAATGTGCCGTCGTCGGTATTTGCTACAATATATATTTTTCAATGTCACTCTTATTTGCATCATTGTGGGTATCACTCTTATTTTTGCATCATTGTGTGTGATAATGTTTCAACTTGTTATTATACTGCTGTGATGATTACGCCGCCGTGGCCGGCCTTGCGCTGCTATTTTATACTGTTCCCTTTGTATTATGATGAGATGCGGACGGCGGCTGCTTTCTGTCAAAAAGTTAAGTTATAAAAGTTAGAAAAAAATGCCCAACCACCGGCGCTGGGCCCACAATAGCATACAGAACCTACCCAAATCAAGCCCGAAGGCGACTCGGGCGGCTGATTGAGCCCACTAATGGGCCCAGAAACGGAGTCCAACGGGGCTGCGGTAGTACTAAGAGAGGAGTT
This region includes:
- the LOC123172979 gene encoding ubiquitin-like-specific protease 1A, yielding MQTHNPRADHHILSSWVSHWLILRADGKVNNSKRHFMDHFTNQTKMVSRVTEEYFIKDKAYFPFPVKENHWITVLMHNKKKEFQVLNSTGECSKRVLSKIAKLRAEIANDTKEANALIGTEHPDVSSWPIREYDMPLQKDGVSCGLFVVKCVQTWDRDDWTFEFDQYEVNASRGRILAEIFFQNATRWK